The following are from one region of the Roseobacter fucihabitans genome:
- a CDS encoding helix-turn-helix transcriptional regulator codes for MDKRQRADLFRRRLQEAMAHKNMTKSGLARGAQVDRSTIGQLLKDDHPRLPNAQLAADAAQVLGVSTDWLLGLTNRPETPGDIVAAALSLSPAERSSADDQLLAWHHEAAGYKVRHVPATLPDILKTERMMDWEYASCRERRLPETLDAQKSQLDWLTSGVSDYEIALPLHEVDACAAGTAYYAGANRDMRRAQLAFIADQCDLLFPRLRIFLFDAHKVFSAPVTVFGPNLAVIYVGQCYLAFREIERVRSLSNHFDWLVREAVVDARQVAQYIRGRNEH; via the coding sequence ATGGACAAACGACAACGCGCCGACCTGTTTCGCAGACGCCTTCAAGAGGCGATGGCGCATAAGAACATGACCAAGAGCGGGCTGGCCCGAGGCGCGCAGGTGGATCGTTCAACCATTGGACAATTGCTCAAAGACGATCACCCCCGCCTGCCGAACGCGCAATTGGCCGCCGATGCCGCGCAGGTGCTTGGCGTCAGCACCGATTGGCTGCTGGGCCTCACGAACCGGCCCGAAACGCCCGGTGACATTGTTGCCGCCGCCCTCTCGCTGAGCCCGGCCGAGCGCAGTTCAGCGGATGACCAGCTTCTGGCCTGGCACCATGAGGCTGCGGGGTACAAGGTCCGCCATGTCCCAGCGACGCTGCCAGACATCCTCAAGACCGAACGCATGATGGATTGGGAATATGCCTCCTGTCGCGAACGCCGCCTGCCCGAAACTCTGGATGCGCAGAAAAGCCAGTTGGACTGGTTGACGTCGGGTGTGTCGGATTATGAAATCGCCCTGCCCCTGCATGAGGTGGACGCCTGCGCAGCCGGAACCGCCTATTACGCGGGGGCCAACCGGGACATGCGGCGCGCGCAACTGGCGTTTATCGCTGATCAATGCGATCTCCTCTTTCCGCGCCTGCGGATTTTCCTGTTTGACGCGCATAAGGTGTTCAGCGCGCCGGTCACGGTGTTCGGGCCCAACCTCGCTGTGATCTATGTAGGGCAATGTTATCTCGCGTTTCGCGAAATCGAGCGGGTCCGGTCGCTGTCCAACCACTTTGACTGGCTGGTACGCGAAGCCGTGGTGGATGCGCGTCAGGTTGCGCAATATATCAGGGGCCGGAATGAACATTGA
- a CDS encoding DUF2061 domain-containing protein encodes MDSTIRLITKATTWQVLGLFSMMLIGYLVTGSVAAGGGIALAGAITGFVAYFIHELIWSKIAWGRVQNGVSDPKAL; translated from the coding sequence ATGGACAGCACAATCAGATTGATCACCAAGGCCACGACCTGGCAAGTCCTGGGGCTCTTCTCGATGATGCTGATTGGTTATCTGGTAACGGGTTCCGTGGCGGCTGGAGGGGGTATCGCCCTGGCGGGCGCGATCACCGGGTTTGTGGCCTATTTTATACATGAATTGATCTGGTCAAAGATTGCCTGGGGTCGGGTGCAGAATGGCGTTTCAGATCCCAAAGCGTTGTAG
- a CDS encoding DEAD/DEAH box helicase — MIQTLSDALAKQGYETLTPVQEAVTDPALEQADLLVSAQTGSGKTVGFGLAIAPTLLGEATHFGPASAPLALIIAPTRELAMQVNRELTWLYGMAGAVVTSCVGGMDTRTERRALDRGAHVVVATPGRLCDHIKRNNIDLSSIRAVVLDEADEMLDLGFREELEFILSEAPEDRRTLMFSATVPAAIAKLAKSYQRDAQRVATAGDTRQHSDIEYRAMVTNPRDIDNAIINVLRFYEAKNAIVFCNTRAAVARMTSRLTNRNFSVVALSGELTQSERTNALQSLRDGRARVCVATDVAARGIDLPNLELVIHADLPSNSDTLLHRSGRTGRAGRKGVSALIVPPKLRSKANRLIGGAKLKVEWAEPPSAAEVLAADETRLLADPSWTDPVPEDAQDIVARLTAEFTPEQLAAAFVNLMRARQSAPEELSEPGVRDEGPRKAFGPSVWFSISQGRQDGAEPRTLLPMVCNKGNLTKDDIGAIRIQPSHSFVEVLAASADAFVAAVGPDMVLEAGAKLTRLDAPPNLDRGPKPDRKPRGPKPDFKKPQRDKPRYDPIDAAPPAEAPRTREKPRAEVSDKPYKPSAAPKGKKPPKSHKTERSPMKPGAKPKPKSSPAPEGARPPRAKAVWTKENREAAKAERPAREGGDKRTDRTPTGKGGAPRDQSASKKRAADPSKRFVPPNKRGKAPGKGPNATPRRKP; from the coding sequence GTGATACAGACGCTCTCCGACGCCTTGGCCAAACAAGGCTATGAAACACTCACCCCCGTTCAGGAGGCCGTGACCGACCCGGCGCTCGAACAGGCCGATCTGCTGGTCTCCGCCCAAACCGGCTCGGGCAAGACCGTGGGCTTCGGCCTTGCCATCGCCCCGACGCTTCTGGGCGAGGCGACCCATTTCGGCCCCGCCAGCGCGCCTTTGGCCCTGATCATTGCGCCGACGCGCGAATTGGCGATGCAGGTCAACCGAGAACTCACGTGGCTCTATGGGATGGCGGGCGCGGTTGTGACCTCCTGTGTGGGCGGCATGGACACGCGCACCGAACGGCGCGCGCTGGACCGCGGTGCGCATGTGGTCGTGGCCACGCCGGGGCGTCTGTGTGATCACATCAAGCGTAACAATATCGACCTTTCTTCCATCCGTGCCGTGGTGCTGGACGAGGCCGACGAAATGCTCGATCTCGGTTTCCGCGAAGAGCTGGAATTTATCCTCTCCGAGGCCCCCGAAGACCGCCGCACCCTGATGTTCTCCGCGACCGTTCCCGCCGCCATCGCCAAGCTGGCCAAAAGCTATCAGCGTGATGCGCAGCGCGTCGCCACCGCCGGGGACACACGTCAACATTCCGATATCGAATACCGTGCGATGGTCACAAACCCGCGCGACATCGACAATGCGATCATCAATGTGCTGCGGTTTTATGAGGCCAAAAACGCCATCGTCTTCTGCAACACACGTGCCGCCGTGGCGCGGATGACGTCGCGTCTGACGAACCGGAATTTCTCTGTTGTCGCCCTATCGGGGGAATTGACGCAATCCGAACGCACCAACGCGCTGCAATCGCTGCGCGACGGGCGCGCGCGGGTCTGTGTGGCCACCGATGTGGCCGCGCGCGGGATTGATTTGCCCAACCTGGAACTGGTTATCCATGCCGATCTGCCCTCCAACTCCGATACATTGCTGCACCGCTCGGGCCGCACCGGGCGTGCCGGACGCAAGGGGGTTTCCGCACTGATCGTACCACCCAAGCTGCGCTCCAAAGCCAACCGTCTGATCGGCGGGGCCAAGCTCAAGGTGGAATGGGCCGAACCGCCCTCCGCCGCCGAGGTGCTGGCCGCAGATGAAACGCGACTGCTGGCCGATCCGTCCTGGACCGACCCGGTGCCGGAGGACGCACAGGATATCGTCGCGCGTCTGACCGCTGAATTCACGCCCGAACAACTCGCCGCCGCCTTCGTGAACCTGATGCGCGCGCGCCAATCCGCACCCGAGGAGCTTTCAGAGCCCGGTGTGCGCGATGAAGGTCCGCGCAAGGCCTTTGGCCCTTCGGTCTGGTTTTCGATCTCGCAAGGCCGTCAGGACGGGGCGGAACCGCGCACCTTGCTGCCGATGGTCTGCAACAAGGGCAACCTGACCAAGGATGACATCGGCGCGATCCGTATTCAGCCCAGCCACTCTTTTGTCGAAGTGCTGGCCGCCAGCGCAGATGCCTTTGTGGCCGCCGTGGGTCCGGATATGGTGTTGGAAGCAGGCGCGAAACTGACTCGTCTGGACGCCCCGCCCAATCTGGACCGTGGCCCCAAGCCCGACCGCAAACCCCGCGGCCCCAAACCGGATTTCAAGAAACCGCAGCGGGACAAGCCGCGCTATGACCCGATCGACGCGGCCCCACCCGCAGAGGCCCCGCGCACACGCGAAAAGCCCCGTGCCGAGGTGTCGGACAAACCCTATAAACCGAGCGCTGCACCCAAGGGCAAGAAGCCGCCAAAGTCACATAAAACTGAGCGCTCCCCGATGAAGCCGGGTGCCAAGCCGAAGCCCAAATCCAGCCCCGCGCCAGAGGGCGCACGCCCGCCGCGTGCCAAAGCGGTCTGGACTAAGGAAAACCGCGAGGCTGCCAAAGCAGAACGCCCCGCGCGTGAAGGTGGCGACAAACGCACCGACCGCACGCCCACCGGCAAGGGCGGCGCACCACGCGACCAATCAGCGTCAAAGAAACGTGCGGCGGATCCATCAAAGCGATTTGTGCCCCCAAACAAGCGTGGCAAAGCACCCGGCAAGGGTCCCAATGCAACCCCGCGCCGCAAACCCTAG